In the Vulpes vulpes isolate BD-2025 chromosome 12, VulVul3, whole genome shotgun sequence genome, TTCAACAGAAAAATGTATTGCAGGATGATGGGTATATAGACTAGAACTGAAGTATATTATTTCCTGTGAAGAACTTGCCCTACTCTCAATCTGAATTCTTTCAATACACTAAAAATGATGACCCATGGAGGAAGGCAGAGATGACAGCTGTCAGTACATGTACAGTTCTATGAGTTATTACACTATTGAAATACTTCTCTTCGGATCAGTACAGATTTGCTGCACTGACTCCTCCCAACTGCCCTAGTCCTTCCCCAAGGACACTGACAGTCTCACCACAATTGAACAATTAAAGAATTAATGCCTATCAGGGAGTACGGCACCCTCAGGGACCCTGGTCTGTTGCTGGAGTGTTCTGTTCTGTTTGGTGGTGCCCAtgctaattataaaatttaaaattatcccTGGAAGTAGCAATGGCTCAGAGTCCCACTTCCCATTAGATGATGActccatgtgtgtgtgtccatatctatatatagacatatatctCCCTGAAAGCGGTCATGCTTTAGAACTACTTCCCATTTGACAAGAGATCCACACACACAATGTTGGAGTATGAAGAATCTTTTAGAAGAAAAGTTATTATCTGCCCCACTTTGCATTAGCCTACAGCCAGTATTTGacacttttactttaaaaactgtaatCTTAAAGAGTGAATCTGTAGTTTCCAGACACATCAGCCTTAGGTCTGGATTTGTCATATATCACCTGTTAAAATCTGTCCAAAGGTACACATTGTTCAGAACAAACATGTGACAAGATACTCTTAGGAGAAGCTAACACAGAGAACTCAGAGAATTAAATCAGAGGACATGAATATTGTATCAGTGAAAAGAAATTACAAGAGAAATTTCCAAACGCTTCCATTATGGCTTTATTATTTAAGGAGCAAATGCCCTCAAGACCCTGCTAACAGCGTCTTAGATTAAGAATTTGGGTTCTGGAGTTACTTAAGGAAGCTGATGACCTGCAAAGCCCTGGCAGAGATAAGCATTAAATACAAGCACTTAGGGGAAAATGTACATCTTAATATGCATGAAATTGACGTACATAGAGGATGTAACGAAATCATTATTTTTGGTTATCCTGAAAAAAGTGCAATTCAAGAAAGCACCATTGTGATTGATTCTTTTCCCAACATACCCTTcatatttgctgttattttttatagaaaacaaCATACAACCTATCTGATCTTTCAGTCCAGCTTTTGGAAGATGGCTGTTGGGAATTCTTAAATCTATTAACAATAcacttttcatcattttcaacTTTCACTTTGTTAAAGGCAATTCATGactaatataatttgaaataccATTGTGATCCTCTTATCTGAtggtttttaaacttcatttcttttactttatatcCCACATAATATCTTGCAGCAGACACCTTTCAAgctttgtgatatatttttaacACTTTCGCATCACAAATGAGACAAGAAAAAACAGTGctattccaaatttaaaaataaacaaaagaaaattcaaagaaactaCAAGCTCTATTCCTAAttagtaaaaaaagaaacctgatgTTACTTAATGTTAAAAATTAGAATCATTTAGAAGAGATGACAAAATTgttcattagtttcaggtactaAAAATTTCATGGCAACTCTAACATCATTTCAGCTATATATTCCAGCTTTTGACAGAAATCAATCATCAGCTTCAGGTATATCCTAAGTCCCCAAATGGCAAACAAATGaagttttgtaaataaaaacagacaagtCTATTCTCAGTGAATGTCTTTATTGCTCTAAATTATGGACAGGGTTTGGTAAAGAGAAAGATCTTTAAAAGAGTCACGTACAAAAATTAAGGTGAAAGGTAGGTGTAGATAGCAGAAAAAATAGGACAACTATGATTCTTTGCATAAAATATGCCTTTTGCATTATTCGATATTGCAACATCCCATTAACAGGAAATGGCGGGGGGATACAGTGGGgcagaaaggaagcaaagaaagttTACAGAGAAATATGCCCTTCTTTGGAGTCAAATAAATCAATTGGCCTCCCAGAATAAACACAACTCAGGTGTTCCTAGATAGCTTTTTTCCTGGCCATCTACAAGAGTCACAACacctttaaaatttaacattatgtTGTCAGTTCTTACAGCAGATTTTCCTATTCCTAAGTTTCTAGAAGAAGAGGGGAATGGAGGGCAGCATTAATTTCTCTACCACAGAGCACTGGTCTCTTAATAATTCAGACTTTCACtgtccaggagaaaaaaaaatggatacctCGTAGAGTCAATGAAATCCTGACCCAGCTTCAGACTGATAGAGCCTATATATCACCACACTTGTTGCCTAGGATGTAAAATCTAGTACTGCTTACACTAAGGCAATTAGAAAGATAGTTTTTAAGGGATGCTACTCATTAAGTAGTAATTCATTAAGATTTTTAGCTCTCCATAAGAGCATTTGGAAAATTGCTAAGGCACAATTATGGCAgtcaaaattatggaaaaagtcAATGCCATTGAAaggaattatttaaaacattacttCACCTGTTGATTTACCAGGAGAGGCATATGGTGACATTGAAGCTAATGGTCATGGGCTGCTTTAGATGCAAGgacttaaaaatgagagaaagtcGTCAACAACCCAGTTCTTATTCATTATAATCATTTCATTTAGGAAATCTCTAAGAGGCAGATGGAAATTTTGAGCCTATGAAGAAAGATGACTTTTGTCAGCTTGGCCCTGGAGGGGTGCTGGGTCATGGAAATAAAGTGGTCATAAATTAGTGACAGTTCGTCCACCCTATCCTTGAGGAGAATGCAAATTATTGCCTAGAATTTTGTTTTCCTACATCAtactctggtgtgtgtgtgtgtgtgtgtgtgtgtgtttgtcctTGAAAACCACTATAGTGCTTCCCCAGAATAAACTCCTGAAGGGCAGAGGTGATTTCTTGTTCATGCCCAACTGTGTTTGTTAAATGATTCATTTCCAAGTCTTCTTTACATCCCTCCTGATCCCTCGTGAAGTAATAATCCTTCCAGCATCTCACTTGGCCAATCacttcaatattctttttttttagactttatttatttattcatgagagacacacagagagagacagagacataggcagaggaagaggcaggctccctgtggggagccttaatcccaggaccccaaataacaacctgagcggaaggtggactctcaaccactgagccacccaggtgtcccaatcacTTCAATATTCTTGATGCTGAATCTCTCCAGGCCTTGGTTCTTTAATCTGTCAACTGGGGTTGCTCAATTTacataaatgttaaaagaaatgaagagatgaaaatacccattttaaaacaaaataccatacatACAGgtcattttgaaaagaacaaaacagaatgtgtaaaagcaagaaaaagatgCGGGCAAACATATGGAGAGCATGATGGGGGATTGAATGTACCACATTCTCCTTATTCTgtatttcctgatatttcctgGGTCAGTTGTGAAATCATGATTTCACCTCACAATTTTgaactaggaaaaaaagaatcccctTTGCTAATACAGGAGATATCTAAGTGAAATATAATGCTATCTTCAAGAGCCTGCAGAGAaataaaggtaaattttaaagcaaatgacTTCTGTAGTGGCACAGGCCCTTTCACTCAAAATAGTCTCCAGATCTCACCTTCatcatttctctcatttccttttcgTCTAATTAATCAAAATCCTTCCTGGAATGTTCATTTCTGGTCAGTATGTCTCCCTGaatatgaataagaaataaaataccatttgatGTTTGAAATTACGGGGGTAATCTCAATGACGGAAACAGATGACTGGCAAAAGGGAAGGGAATACCTAGTTAAATATATTCATGAAGATGTTAAAGGCTTATAAAGCCAATATCTGGGAGAGAGAAAGCTGTTGGACTACCAGATCTCTGGCGACGTGTGTTTCTTGAAAGCATCGCCACCATGGATAACAAAGGGTGGTCGCTGAAAGGTATGTGCAACAACTCgtggaattgctgaattatcAATACTCTTCAGGGGGGTGGCACTCGTTTGAAATTTTAGCTAATATTCTCTGAGCAAGAGGATTCAAGTTTACAGAGTTTAGAAGAGCTATCTAGTCATTGCTCTGGAAAGCAATTGTACAAGGGCACAGTAGAACACTCATTCTCAAATGAAGGTCCTCCTTCCAGAGACATTGGCTAATgtctgagatgtttttggttgcCTTAATTCGGAATGGGGATGCCACTGATAACCTAGTGGGTAAAActcagagatgctgctaaatgtACCACAGTACACAGGACAGCTCCCAGAACAAGGAATTATCCAGCTCAAAGTGCCAATAATGGCAAATTTGAGAAATTCTGGCCTGGGATAAGACCATAAGTCTCTATGATCCAATTTATCACAACTCCAGAAGGAGATATTAACATTTTCAGGTTTTCAGACTCTGACATGGTTTGGCCACAATGAGTCAGCCTGGTAAAACTTTCAACTTTGAAGTCGTAATATATGGACAATGATAGTAGAATCGTCTCTTATAATACTTTGTCAACTGGGTTTAAGCCAAGtgacatttcaaaaaagaaaaacagcctgGTAATAATTAACCATCTTTACTTTCTTGGTTGACatttgcaagaaaaagaaattagcaacaaccataaaatttattttatgaaatgaagaacaaaaacatttatctattttatctcCTCTTTAGACTGTGAGAATCCTTCAGATGATAAATGTACAGATAAATGTAGTCAGAGTTAAATAATATCTATGAAGTTATGAATTTCCTAGAACTGATATTCCAATTTCTTGACCTGCAGCGTACTTTTTATTTATACCTGTAGATTAAATATCTGCTCAGCTAAATTACATGACTATAAAGTacctaaaataaactttttggaAGTATCATgtgtttgaaaaattaaaagtctgTTATACGATTCACCTCACaacatttagctctttcatttTGCAGTTAACAGATTGTGAGTTGCATTCTCTATTAACAAAAAGTTTTAGATATTTTAGGCATTTAGGCTTAGGATGTTTTTCACACATAAATCTCTGATAAATGTCCAAGATTTGAAAagtgggtgggtttttttgttgttgttattcttgtTTAAGATGGAACAGAAGAAAGGGATAAAATCAACTTTCTAGGCCATTGTTAGCATGGATTAAAGACAAAGTACTGTTCTTTCCAAGTAATGGCAATGACTCTGCAAGCACCGAGCCACTGTCATGCTCTTGGTTACAGGGATGCTGCCTGAGAGCCCACAGGTGTGCGGGACAACCACATGACAAAGTCAAAGTGATAATACAGGTGACCAGCTCCACCTGCTAATCATAGGACTTGAGggaaatcacttaacctctctaagccttctGCTTCATCAATGTAATTTGATGATAATAATGAAGGTCAAAGCACTCACAAGGTTACcgggaaacacaaattaaaaaaaaaaaattcaaagcctTTGGTAAGGGGTCAAGCAATCACATAGGGCTTTTAAGGTGAGTTAGCAGAGCTAGGCCATAGTATCGTCTTATGTTAGATTCTCTTCATACTCCCTATTAGCCATTGCCGATCATATTTATTCTCATCCGGCATGAAAGTAAGACAAACAGGTCTACTGTGCTATGGTTGCCATTTCAGGGTTTAAAAGGAGTAGTCAACACAGAGCTAAAAAGTTATAAATTCATAGAAAGCCCAGCTGCTGGAAATCTGCAGAAACTCCCAAGATGTTAAACTACCTTATAAGAATGACTTAAACACCCTGGCTCGGAGTTAATTTAAGCTCCAAATGTTTGCAAAGTACAGAAGGACTCCTGGGAGCAATACAAAAATGCAGGGAGCAACCTACTTCTCAAACTATGTATCTGTGCAAATATAATTCTATATCTAAATTTACACAGCAGGAGGCGCGGGTTCTTCCCCACCCTGGCTGTAACAGTACCAAATCCGGCTAAGGGCAGGGGAGGGATAAGGCTTCCCGGACAGAATTACTTTTGATAACCTCAGCTGCACAGATCACCTTGGAGTGGTTCGTGTTTTTATTTGAGCAGGGTcactcctgctcctgctgctgctggtgtcAGACCTGCTCCTGTGCCAGAGCGTGGCCTCCCTGCCCATCTGTCCCAGCGGGGCTGTCAACTGCCAGGTGTCCCTCCGAGACCTGTTTGACCGTGCAGTCATCCTGTCTCACTACATCCACAACCTCTCCTCGGAAATGTTCAACGAATTTGTAAGTATCCTACTCCTTGCTTCTTCCCGGAAGGAACCTTACCTGAATGATGGGGCTCCCCCCACACCTTAAACATGAAAGCTGCAGGAGCCAAATCTCAAATAACACACTTTGTAGATTCTTTAAAAAGCCATCAGTTCATAAAATGTGGAACAAGAAAGGGACAGTTTTGTGAAACCTCAAGTTTTCTTAAAGAGTTAGaagaactctttaaaattttccttgaattcattgtctttaaaaattttttccaacAAATTTTTTAAGTACCTGTATTAGCCAGCTGGGGCTGCCATAATAgaaagccccaggttgggtggcttaaacataaatgtattttctgacagttctagaggctggaagtctgagatcaggatgcCAACATGGTCAGGTCCTGAGAAGGGCACACATCTTCCAATCATGCCTTTGCCCTGTGTTCATGGTGGCAGAaagtgagtgggggtgggagtgggaggttctctggtgtctcttcttgtaaggacacgaatcctattggatcagggctccacccttatgacaTCATTTGACCTTACTTACCTCCATAATGGCCCTATCTTCAAATACAGAACATTGGGGgtcaggacttcaacataggaatttcgGGAGAACACAACCTATCACTCCTTAACAACATCTGACATAAAATACTTGCGGGTGGTATTTGAGAAAATGGATGCATGCTGATTTCTTGTCCTTGTGTGTAGAGCACATGTCTCCCTAGGCATTTGTCATCTAGCAtactagatatttaaaaaaatgagaatcacATTGGTCTGAACAGAATTCATCACAAGAAAGTTaacagaaacaataaacaaacaataatagCTCTTCTGAAAACCAAGAATGCTATAAATTATTGTTCTAAGATAATCTAGTTCTAGATTCAGAACTAGAGTTGAAGTGTTGGTTTAGAATTGAAAACAATATTCTACTTCTGATTATGGTACTTTGAAAGTTGTATCAGATCTCTTAGGTCGACCAAGGAGCAAACAGTGTACAAAAGGCTCAATAAATCAGTCACTATAAAGAATGTAGCTCAATgcttgtaataaatatatattccatagTTCTCTGTATTCACggaattttctttcatcttcaacTTTTTGATAGCCATTCCTTTGTCTTTCACATTTGTCTTTCACATCTTCCTGGTAATCTCCTTAGATTTTCACAGCTTTGGGGAGAGATTAGCTTTATGTCAATGCTTTAGCTAGTTGTTGAGCaaggggtctgtgtgtgtgtattttcattGCGTCCACTGATTAATATTTCCTAAAGTAttatatcctgttttttttttacttaccatTTTGAAGAATTGACAAAATTTTATTATGTACCTATGATGAGCATGGTAAAGTACAGTTGTGTGGATTTACATGTTGGTCAAAGAAAAGTCATAATTTTGTAATGCCTATTAGGGGATCATATTGGCTTGGACCCCcagtaaacaaaatattaaatggcAAGATATAGGTACATATGCACTAGGACATTGGTTCAAATACTAAAGAAATAGTATACTTAACAAAAATACCCAATGTTTCATATTTTAGTATTTGCTTTCCAAATAGTGTCTCATGGAAAGggtaaaattaaacaaaaaaaaatcacaaagaaggGAAtaggttggaatttttttttaaagagtttatttatttattcatgagagacacacagagagaggcagagacataggcagagggagaagaaggctccccgtggggagcccaatgtgggacttgatcccaggactctgggatcatgaccccagccaaaggcagacactcaaccactgagccacccaggtgcccaaggtcGGGATTTagaaaagtgagatttttttttttttaatgcattgatAGAGAAAATCTAAATGAAAGGCAGGGAAAGGGTAACTTTTTCTCAAttctttagttttagttttttatgtagttctcattttaaaaaaagattatacatcTATCAAGTGTGTTAATATTCTGGTAATGGGCTCATTTAACCAATGCTCAAACAACTATAACTAATTAAATTTGCTTGCTCACTTTCAGGATAAAAGGTATGCCCAGGGCCGGGGGTTCATTACCAAGGCCATCAACAGCTGTCACACCTCCTCCCTCTCTACCCCTGAAGACAAGGAGCAAGCCCAACAGATCCACGTAAGTCTTCTATCCAGCTTTCTCACCAATACCACTGAGGCAGTACACTGGTGTTAACATGCTACAGAGTATCAGAGCTCCTGCATTAAGTAATGCTAATCATACAGGCAGAGAAATAGGGAGGAAGAGCAAGTAATCTGAGAGAAATGACAGAATATAATTGAAGAAGCATCAGTAAAACCAGATGCTGACTACAGATtgtagcaacaaaataaaaaaatctataagtaaataaataaataaaaatctataagtTGTTCATACAAACAACATTATTTTAATCAATGGCTTGAACCCAGGATCACATATATTATACCATATGAAAGCCCAAACTGAATTGTACTTCCATGATGTATAAAATAGAAGGTTTGAGAAATTCATGGATAGGTAAGAAATGCAAATGCAGCTCTATTTATTACATGATACCCTTGGCTGCTCCACTGGCAGCATTTCACATTACTGAGCACAGCACCGGGTGAGCCATCTCTTCCAGACTTTGAAGGCTCTCCTTCTGATTCTACTTCTACTTCTCTGACACCTGGTTCTGTCTTCAATCCTCTCTGACTTCTCTGTCACTTCTCACTTCTTATTTGTAAGATTCCCCTAAATTAGGTCTTGTAAagtattatgttttatttctcacagctacAATGATTGCCTGTGTTCTGGTGACCACAAAATCTGCTAGGAAGCCCCAATCATTTAtcccaattattttttatcataataatctcttccttctgatttccTGCCACAACCACAGTCTTAACATGACTTAAAATAAGCATCTTCACATAAATATCCTCATGAATACAATCTGCTTTCTCTTCACAACTTTGTTAATAGGTACTGGCATTCTTTCTGTCTACTAAGCTCATTAATAGTActtatgataatgatgataatgatgatgataaaattaAGGGAAAGGGTgaagaaggatgaggaggagttaaaatttattgagagcCACTGCACTTCCAGACACTTCACAAAGCAATGTACATGCATTACTGTTGCTAATCATCACATgcacaaaaatcctagaacacTAGGCACTCTTATCACATTTGctgagatgaggaaactgaagcttacaGAGGTGATAGAATTTGGATTAGTGATGGGGTGGTAAGCTGTGGGTCTTAGCTTCATCCAGTTTGAAGCCCTCACCCTTAATCGCTGTGCTACAACTAACATGCTAGCATGACCAGACGGCCCTTCACACTGCAGCTTATACATCCTTCTCTTCATATCCCAGGACGTCTTTCTATCTCCACATCTATTTGATTCTTCTCTACTCTTCACTTCCTTTACACTAGACTAGTTCACAGACCTCAGGAAAGCAAGCATTTTAAATCAAGGCCAAGCAGCTCCTAAGAGTTTCATGTGCGATCCCAACAGTGGGAAAATAGGGGGCAAACCTCCCTTGTAAATTCCACCAAAGCTGTTACTACAGCTAGCATCGTACCATTTTATTCATCAACACAGGTCAACAGAAGAGCCTGCTCTGGTAgctgcctgggggcaggggttggTACAGATTGAGGAGAGCATATTCATGAGTGCCATGTCTTCTTCACTGTCCCTTTGTTctaatatcataaaataaaacctacaaatCACAAATGAATACATTAAAGGACGATGTGATTCATTAATATGAATGTGTCCTTGGATGAAGGAAGATGATTTGGGCCTTTTGTCATTGGCACTAGTGGAATCTGCCTTTCCTGGGTTAGACACACAGTGAGTTCCAACAAAGCTCTTTTTTGGACAAGCAAAGCTGTCAGATATATAAGAACTCACTGAGTGGGCGGATAGTCAAATTTCCAAGGGAAAACAAAATTCTTCCTGCTATAAACTAGAATTCTCATCCGAGGAAGTAGTTATTCAAacaatccagatttttttttaattttagcaaagtTTAAGCCAATAGcttaaacctttttatttttacaactttaaCCACCTACAAAAAAATCTCACATACACATAGGAATAACAAAGAGATAATTTAGGTCAGCCTCTCAGAGCAAAAATCACAAGTGACTAAACCCACTGTCTTATGCATTATCTATTCTATTCTAGTATTATGCAttatctattctattctattctattctattctattctattctattctattctattcgaaaGAGAACAagtagagggaacagcagagagagaaggagaagtaggctccctgctgagcagggagcctgacatggagctcgatcccaggaccctgaacgcagacgcttaactgactgagccacgcaggcaccccctgtattatgcttttttaaatacGATTGTTTTATATGGTCACTTAGCATGAAGACCTTCTGAATCTGATACTGAGGGTGCTGCGCTCCTGGAATGACCCCCTGTATCATCTAGTCACAGAAGTGCGGGGGATGCAAGAAGCCCCAGAGGCAATTCTATCCAGAGCCATAGAGATtgaagaacaaaacagaagactTCTAGAGGGTATGGAGAAGATAGTTGGCCAGGTGAGCAGCCTCCTGatgcttctttgttttcttcattgatGAAAGAGGTGACCTCCATGGTGAGAAGCAAGTTCCAAAATACCTCTCTTTGAAAGTACAAAATTTAGGCATTTTATATCCTAGGCTGCTATTAAATAATGTAAGATTCTAGTAATTCACACGGATAGAATCTATGGTAAGTGAATCTTAGGATATGATACATGACAGGTGCAGCCATCCCCATATGACACACAAATCCACCAAAGGCCTTCCCCTTCCTGGGGACCGGGGTTTACAATATCTTCCAGGAAAAGACAACTGGAGGGTGGAACTGGCAAGATAAACGTTTCTCTTAAAGTATCCCAGGATACCTGCTACTGAAAttctgctcatgttctttctcttttctccccacaCCAGAGGATGACAGTgggaatggagaaaagagaaaagtaaaatcagATGAGATGGCATTTTGTGCTACTACCCCAGCCCCACCTCTATTGGACACATTTgtcagagagaaaagagactgtCAGGGATTGAAAAGATGACGTCAGGGCATCCGTGCTGCCTCACAAGCACCAGATTTCAGGGGGTCACAAAAGAAGGGAGCAAAACTTTTTGAAATGgtctttattttgtcatttgcagaatAGTGGTTTCCTCtaaattctgtgttttcttttgtggGGGGGCTCCAAAATCAACAGTCATGTCATTACATTTAATCTCCCCAAATAATGTCATATTTAGACTAAGTTAATATTTACAATATAGATCTCCGATCAGATGGGATAATTTTGGCACAAGTGAGGTAACATTCAAATAGCTTTATGAAGTTGTCAGAAATTATGTATCATTCTAAAGAAGAAGATGGGACTGTAAGAATAACCAGAGTGATTTTATTCTTCCCTTACTATCTACAAACTATATGTTATCATGTGTCCTTTTTGTCACTTTCATGGAGAGGAATATATCCAACACAAATACAAACCACATTTCCACCTTGAGACATATGAAATAAACACCTagattttcaagttattttcatCATTACTGTCAGTTTACTTTCTGATGTCACTGATTTGTTCTAGAATACTTCATttggtattttgttctttttttttttttaaccatttcttgATTCTTATTCATATCATTGTCCCTTGCACAGTAAATTTCATCTTAGGGCCCAAGcaccaaaaaataaacagaaaagcaagACAACAAATACACACAGTAGAAATAAACACACTTTAAATTACAATGGGAAATCCTAGGTTTAAAAATTACTCTTACTCTGTAAGAGACAGTTCAGTAGCTCAGCGTCACACTTGGACTTGGGAGCTCTCAAAGCAACTGACATGCCTAGTTGCCAAGCTGGCTACTCGGTCTCTCAGTCCTCTGGGGATTTGCCAGCTTGCAAGGGCTCGGGAAGCAGAGATCAGGGTGCCTCTCCCTCATGTTCCTTAGTGTCCTTTTGTTATCATTGTCATGCTTCCCAGCCTACCACCCACCCCTCACCATTGAGGGGTCACTGCTAGCATCCTCACTCTTTTTCTTAGGTACTTTTCTCAACAACTCCCACTCCAGAGATCTCAAAACAAAGCACCTTTTGCTCATAGACATTTGGGGGTTCTCAGTCCTGGGTAGATTGTGAAAGTCTCCTAATTCAGCAGATACTCTTTGTGATAGATGTCCCTAGATTATCTGCATCTTAAACCATCAGGTGCAATCCTTATCATTTCTGAGGTCTTTCATACATACACAACAT is a window encoding:
- the PRL gene encoding prolactin; amino-acid sequence: MDNKGWSLKGSLLLLLLLVSDLLLCQSVASLPICPSGAVNCQVSLRDLFDRAVILSHYIHNLSSEMFNEFDKRYAQGRGFITKAINSCHTSSLSTPEDKEQAQQIHHEDLLNLILRVLRSWNDPLYHLVTEVRGMQEAPEAILSRAIEIEEQNRRLLEGMEKIVGQVHPGIRENEVYSVWSGLPSLQMADEDTRLFAFYNLLHCLRRDSHKIDNYLKLLKCRIVYDSNC